The proteins below come from a single Amphiura filiformis chromosome 15, Afil_fr2py, whole genome shotgun sequence genomic window:
- the LOC140170670 gene encoding uncharacterized protein gives MKRKRVRFEEPGDSDSEDDEQQSQVPSKKAKNSNVYPLGVIKRMRCCTNMCIKHICKTTAKEARQMYMEKNLKRQTKWIKKYLVEHRQEGQGGKFFYGFFVGVRQTCRRAWMMVHGVTKSKFYLIKSSLEDGETGVLQKNYHKKGVRTEKSNKAVVWLRKFASEFGDQMPDDDKTHLPSSMTRNDVYDRYVTDMEDMKESPCSKATFFVYWRKDCSRIVIPAENRFAKCDECCRLKRAIMSESNKEKRKKLQTERDIHLQAQNAERQKYYHHIMKAKTHPQKYMSIIIDGMDQQKTAIPRQLVVTKSGSNVWHLQTHVIGVIVHGRGNHLFVDMGEIPGDSNGTMNVFLQTLNKYVESGLPNVCYVQMDNCARENKNKYFFALCCLLVELNVFQKIRVSFLPVGHTHEDIDQLFSRIAVHLRRFSIPTFTKLIHLLQGAVTKICTTAERFLNYFNIRDWLAPFISEVHDHCKPHAFRFTKNEQGRARMQYKMWAATDEDWKECVVTGEHSYLLLEHPGNTPDRVQPNTTNLRLDTVLADVTKLTKKGQLEGSHLQEWKELIKQLREEEDDGGDHGGGFPLYDILPYEEAKVDDIDEEEEEESPIEETELVVHLGPKPRKEYKVPLSTDKMVCFFNEVHPTTWPQIGKILNIMEDSVTIQWYTGGVDDVLRPIRKSSEVMPKSCILTKPFMLTQKKTLPKKIKRAVNKEFPNYFQIL, from the exons ATGAAGAGGAAACGTGTCAGATTTGAAGAGCCAGGTGATTCTGATAGTGAAGATGATGAACAGCAAAGTCAGGTTCCTTCTAAGAAAGCAA AAAACTCCAATGTGTACCCCTTAGGGGTTATAAAGCGGATGCGGTGCTGCACAAATATGTGCATCAAGCACATTTGCAAGACAACGGCGAAGGAAGCCAGACAAATGTATATggagaaaaatttgaaaagacaGACTAAATGGATAAAGAAGTATTTGGTGGAGCATCGCCAGGAAGGGCAAGGTGGCAaatttttttatggattttttgTAGGCGTTAGACAGACGTGCAGGCGAGCCTGGATGATGGTCCACGGTGTCACCAAGTCCAAATTTTACTTAATAAAAAGCAGTCTAGAAG ATGGGGAGACAGGAGTTCTCCAAAAGAATTACCACAAGAAGGGAGTGAGGACTGAGAAAAGTAACAAAGCCGTTGTCTGGCTTAGGAAATTTGCGTCAGAGTTTGGTGACCAGATGCCAGATGATGACAAAACGCATTTGCCATCATCCATGACTAGAAATGATGTCTACGATAGATATGTTACGGACATGGAGGACATGAAAGAGAGTCCGTGCAGTAAAGCAACTTTTTTTGTGTATTGGAGGAAAGACTGTTCTAGGATTGTAATTCCAGCA GAGAATCGCTTTGCTAAGTGTGATGAATGTTGCAGGCTGAAAAGAGCAATCATGTCTGAATCAAATAAGGAAAAGAGAAAAAAGCTGCAAACAGAAAGGGATATTCACCTGCAGGCACAGAA TGCTGAACgtcaaaaatattaccatcatATTATGAAAGCTAAAACTCACCCACAGAAGTATATGTCCATTATTATTGATGGAATGGATCAGCAGAAAACAGCAATTCCTAGGCAACTGGTGGTGACGAAGTCTGGGAGTAATGTGTGGCACTTGCAGACCCATGTAATTGGTGTAATTGTCCACGGAAGAGGAAACCACCTGTTTGTAGACATGGGTGAAATCCCTGGTGATAGCAACGGTACTATGAACGTTTTCTTGCAAACCCTAAATAAATATGTAGAATCTGGCCTGCCAAATGTCTGCTATGTGCAAATGGACAATTGTGCTAGAgagaacaaaaacaaatatttcttcGCGCTATGCTGCTTGTTGGTCGAATTAAATGTCTTTCAAAAG ATAAGGGTATCTTTCCTGCCTGTTGGCCACACTCATGAGGACATCGATCAGCTTTTTTCAAG AATTGCAGTTCACCTCAGGAGGTTTTCCATTCCAACATTCACAAAACTCATCCATTTACTACAGGGAGCTGTAACCAAAATATGTACAACAGCTGAGAGGTTTTTAAACTATTTCAACATCAGGGATTGGTTggcaccattcatttcagaagtTCACGACCACTGCAAACCACATGCGTTTAGATTCACAAAGAATGAACAAG GACGTGCACGTATGCAATACAAAATGTGGGCTGCTACTGATGAAGACTGGAAGGAATGTGTTGTCACAGGAGAGCATAGTTATTTGCTCCTGGAACATCCAGGTAACACTCCAGATAGGGTTCAGCCAAACACTACTAATTTGCGGCTAGATACAGTATTGGCTGATGTAACCAAACTTACCAAAAAAGGTCAACTAGAAGGAAGTCATTTACAGGAATGGAAGGAATTGATAAAGCAACTGCGAGAAGAAGAAG ACGATGGTGGTGACCACGGTGGTGGATTCCCTTTGTATGACATTTTGCCGTATGAAGAAGCAAAAGTGGATGAcattgatgaagaagaagaagaagagtcgCCAATTGAGGAAACAGAACTTgtg GTACATCTTGGACCCAAACCCAGGAAAGAATATAAAGTACCACTAAGTACTGACAAGATGGTTTGTTTTTTCAATGAAGTACATCCGACCACATGGCCTCAAATAGGCAAGATATTGAACATTATGGAGGACTCTGTAACTATCCAGTGGTATACAGGTGGAGTGGATGATGTACTAAGGCCAATAAGAAAATCATCCGAAGTTATGccaaaaagttgtattttaacaAAACCATTCATGCTAACACAAAAAAAGACAttgccaaaaaaaattaaaagagccGTAAACAAGGAATTTCCAAATTATTTTCAGATATTGTAG